One Natator depressus isolate rNatDep1 chromosome 3, rNatDep2.hap1, whole genome shotgun sequence DNA segment encodes these proteins:
- the MTRF1L gene encoding peptide chain release factor 1-like, mitochondrial isoform X1 has translation MLIVLYLIPSEETDKSDLVMEVTAGVGGQEAMLFTAEIFDMYQQYAAYKNWRFEILEYFPSEIGGLRHAAASIAGLEAYKHMKFEGGVHRVQRVPKTEKQGRVHTSTMTIAILPQPMEINLIINPKDLQIETKRASGAGGQHVNTTDSAVRIVHIPTGVVSECQQERSQIRNKEKAMQMLRAKLYSIKLEEETRKRYNARKIQIGTKGRSEKIRTYNFPQDRVTDHRINRTVHHIESFMLGEELLDEMITSLMECADYETLMEIISENVKTNLT, from the exons ATGCTA ATAGTATTGTATTTGATTCCTTCAGAAGAAACAGACAAGAGTGATTTGGTCATGGAAGTAACTGCTGGCGTTGGTGGACAGGAAGCCATGCTGTTCACTGCAGAGATATTTGATATGTATCAACAATATGCTGCATATAAAAACTGGAGATTTGAAATACTGGAATATTTTCCGAGTGAAATAG GTGGCCTGAGACATGCAGCTGCCAGTATAGCAGGTCTTGAAGCATACAAGCACATGAAGTTTGAAGGAGGAGTGCATCGTGTTCAGCGAGTGCCAAAGACAGAAAAGCAAGGCCGTGTTCACACCAGTACAATGACTATCGCAATATTACCCCAACCCATGGAG ATCAATCTGATAATTAATCCCAAAGATTTACAAATTGAAACTAAGCGAGCCAGTGGAGCTGGGGGCCAGCATGTAAATACAACTGACAGCGCTGTACGGATAGTTCATATTCCAACAG GTGTAGTGTCTGAATGTCAACAAGAGAGAtctcaaattagaaataaagagAAGGCTATGCAAATGCTTCGTGCTAAACTATACAGCATCAAACTAGAAGAAGAGACAAGAAAGAGATACAATGCCAGAAAGATTCAG ATTGGGACCAAAGGAAGATCCGAGAAGATCAGAACATACAACTTTCCACAGGATCGTGTTACTGACCACAGGATAAACAGAACTGTGCATCATATTGAAAGTTTTATGTTAGGGGAAGAACTGTTAGATGAAATGATAACATCCCTGATGGAATGTGCTGATTATGAAACTTTAATGGAAATTATTtcagaaaatgtaaaaacaaatctGACCTGA
- the MTRF1L gene encoding peptide chain release factor 1-like, mitochondrial isoform X2 gives MEVTAGVGGQEAMLFTAEIFDMYQQYAAYKNWRFEILEYFPSEIGGLRHAAASIAGLEAYKHMKFEGGVHRVQRVPKTEKQGRVHTSTMTIAILPQPMEINLIINPKDLQIETKRASGAGGQHVNTTDSAVRIVHIPTGVVSECQQERSQIRNKEKAMQMLRAKLYSIKLEEETRKRYNARKIQIGTKGRSEKIRTYNFPQDRVTDHRINRTVHHIESFMLGEELLDEMITSLMECADYETLMEIISENVKTNLT, from the exons ATGGAAGTAACTGCTGGCGTTGGTGGACAGGAAGCCATGCTGTTCACTGCAGAGATATTTGATATGTATCAACAATATGCTGCATATAAAAACTGGAGATTTGAAATACTGGAATATTTTCCGAGTGAAATAG GTGGCCTGAGACATGCAGCTGCCAGTATAGCAGGTCTTGAAGCATACAAGCACATGAAGTTTGAAGGAGGAGTGCATCGTGTTCAGCGAGTGCCAAAGACAGAAAAGCAAGGCCGTGTTCACACCAGTACAATGACTATCGCAATATTACCCCAACCCATGGAG ATCAATCTGATAATTAATCCCAAAGATTTACAAATTGAAACTAAGCGAGCCAGTGGAGCTGGGGGCCAGCATGTAAATACAACTGACAGCGCTGTACGGATAGTTCATATTCCAACAG GTGTAGTGTCTGAATGTCAACAAGAGAGAtctcaaattagaaataaagagAAGGCTATGCAAATGCTTCGTGCTAAACTATACAGCATCAAACTAGAAGAAGAGACAAGAAAGAGATACAATGCCAGAAAGATTCAG ATTGGGACCAAAGGAAGATCCGAGAAGATCAGAACATACAACTTTCCACAGGATCGTGTTACTGACCACAGGATAAACAGAACTGTGCATCATATTGAAAGTTTTATGTTAGGGGAAGAACTGTTAGATGAAATGATAACATCCCTGATGGAATGTGCTGATTATGAAACTTTAATGGAAATTATTtcagaaaatgtaaaaacaaatctGACCTGA